The sequence AGTCGAGCAACCCAACTATTGGATTGGGGTAAGGGGGTAACAACCATGGCAACAGAGTTGACCGTCCTGCCGACTCAGAACCTTGAAGCCTTCAAGGGGGTCAAGAAGCTCCCCGTCGAGGAGTACTTCACCTCGGGGCATAGGACCTGTCAGGGGTGTGAGTCGGCCCTGGTGATGAAGCTCATGGCCAAGGCGGCCGGCCCCCGGACCGTCATCCTGGGCTCGACCGGGTGCATGTATGTGGCCAACACCACGTACTACTCCACCTCCTGGGTGGTCCCCTGGATGCACACCCAGCTCGGGTCGTCCGGTTCGGCCGCCGTCGGAACGGCCGCCGGACTCAAGGCGCTCATGCGCAAAAACCGGATCAAGCAGGAACCGATCAATGTCATCGCCTTTTGCGGCGACGGCGGCGGGGCCGACATGGGGCTGAGCTCGATCTCGGCAGCCTTGACTTACCCTGAGTATAACTTTCTGATCCTGATGTACGACAACGAGTCGTACGCCAACACCGATATCCAGCTCTCGAGCATGACGCCGTACGGAGCCAACACCACCTTCTCCCCTCCCGGGAAGGCCCGGCGGATCCTGCACAAGCGGTGGAAAAAGAACATGGCCGGGATGCTGGCAGCCGGGCACCCCGAGTGTCGGTACGTCGCCACGGTGGATGCCTCGTATGCCTTGGAGATGATGAACCGGATCCGGAAGGCCCTCACAATCGGCGGGCCGACCTTCATCCACTCCCTAGACCCCTGCCCCAAGGGCTGGGACTACGACCCGATACAGTCCCATGACCTTGGCGAGCTGGCCGTCGAGACCGGGGTCTGGCCCCTCTTCGAGATCGAGGACGGGGTTTTGAAATTCTACGGCAAGTCCAAATCGATCGCCCAGGGGCGGAAGCGCAAGCCCGTCCGGGAGTATCTGCTGAGGCAGGGACGGTTCGCCCACTTCACCGACGAGGACATCGACTACTTTCAGAAGAAGATCGACTTGATGTGGGACCGGTGGCTCATCCCGGGGGCGGTCTGTATCGAGATGGGTGACGATATCCGCAAGCAGCTCACCCGGGCCGAGCAAGAGGTGGCCGCGGCAGAAGCCAAGCAGTAAGCTACGTAAGGAACACCCCGGCGGGGCCACGTCCTGAAGGCGTGGCCCCACTTTTTTTTGTCCAGCCCTCCTTCAATCCACAAAACCGGTCACCCAGCCAAGAACCCCTGAACCCGGGCCTAACCCCTGGAAACCACCTGATTCCATGCCAGACATGTTCTCGGTAAAATGGCGTGATCTGCCCTGAGATATCTTGACAAACCTGGGTTGTAATACTAGCATCAGGCCCCCTGAGAAGGGCGGCATTCGAAGGGAAGAAAGGCGCGGGCGGGTTTGGTCGACCACAAAGCCGCCATGGTCACGTGCTTGCTGTCGCGCCATCGGGCCCATGAAGGCCCTGTGTTTGGCAATCTTTTCAAAAGGAGGGGGCACCATGCGTAGACTGGGAATAAGCAAGTGGATCTTTGTCACGGTCCTGGGGTTCCTTCTGATTCTCCTAGGTCCAGGAACTGGTCCGCTCACGGACACCGATGCCGAGGCGGCCTGGCAGCCCAAGAAGCCGATCACCTTCGTCATCATGGCCGGCAAAGGCGGAGGTGCTGACCGAATCGCCCGGCTGATGCAGAAAATCGTGCAACAGCATGGCTGGTCGCCGCAACCCCTGATCCCGGTCAACAAACCCGGCGGTGCCGGGGCCGAGGCGCTCCGCTTCCTCAAGGACCATCATGGCGACTCCCACGTCATCCTGGTCACCTTGAACAGCTTCTTCACCACTCCGCTCCGCGCCAAGCTAGGGCTCAGCTACCGGGACTTTACCCCAATCGCCCGGATGGCGATGGACACCTTCATCCTGTGGGTCAACTCGAAGTCGCCGATCAAAAACGTAGACGAGTACGTCAAGGCTGTCAAGGACAAGGGCGGCATGTGGAAGATGGGCGGGACCGGCAAGGGGCAAGAGGATTCGTTGGTCACCGGCCTGCTCCAGGATGCTTACGGGATCAAGGTCACCTACGTCCCGTATAAAGGCGGCGGAAAGGTGGCGAGTGAGCTGATCGGGGGGCACGTCGATTCCACGGTCAACAATCCGTCCGAGCAGATCTCCTGGCTCGAGGCCGGGCGCTCTCGCCCGCTGGCAGCCTTCACCCCAGAGCGGCTGTCGCAGTTTCCGAACGTGCCCACCTTCCGCGAACTCGGGAAGGGAGACATGGTGTACTACATGCAGCGGAGCATCAATGCGCCCGGTGGCATCCCGGCCGAGGCACGCCAATTTTACGTTGACCTGTTTACGAAGCTCTCCAACTCCGAGGAATGGCAGACCTATTGCAACAAAAAAGCCCTCCACTGCACAGGTAAGCTGGGCTTTCTCACCGGCGACGACCTAGGGAAGTTCTTTGCCAAAGAAGAGGCCAAGCACAAGAAGCTCCTCAAGGCGATGGGAGAGATCTAGCCGATGCGCCGGGCCGATG comes from Candidatus Methylomirabilota bacterium and encodes:
- a CDS encoding thiamine pyrophosphate-dependent enzyme yields the protein MATELTVLPTQNLEAFKGVKKLPVEEYFTSGHRTCQGCESALVMKLMAKAAGPRTVILGSTGCMYVANTTYYSTSWVVPWMHTQLGSSGSAAVGTAAGLKALMRKNRIKQEPINVIAFCGDGGGADMGLSSISAALTYPEYNFLILMYDNESYANTDIQLSSMTPYGANTTFSPPGKARRILHKRWKKNMAGMLAAGHPECRYVATVDASYALEMMNRIRKALTIGGPTFIHSLDPCPKGWDYDPIQSHDLGELAVETGVWPLFEIEDGVLKFYGKSKSIAQGRKRKPVREYLLRQGRFAHFTDEDIDYFQKKIDLMWDRWLIPGAVCIEMGDDIRKQLTRAEQEVAAAEAKQ
- a CDS encoding tripartite tricarboxylate transporter substrate binding protein: MRRLGISKWIFVTVLGFLLILLGPGTGPLTDTDAEAAWQPKKPITFVIMAGKGGGADRIARLMQKIVQQHGWSPQPLIPVNKPGGAGAEALRFLKDHHGDSHVILVTLNSFFTTPLRAKLGLSYRDFTPIARMAMDTFILWVNSKSPIKNVDEYVKAVKDKGGMWKMGGTGKGQEDSLVTGLLQDAYGIKVTYVPYKGGGKVASELIGGHVDSTVNNPSEQISWLEAGRSRPLAAFTPERLSQFPNVPTFRELGKGDMVYYMQRSINAPGGIPAEARQFYVDLFTKLSNSEEWQTYCNKKALHCTGKLGFLTGDDLGKFFAKEEAKHKKLLKAMGEI